From Cellulosimicrobium cellulans, the proteins below share one genomic window:
- a CDS encoding ABC transporter substrate-binding protein, which translates to MRLKASAIALGIATALVLTGCSSTGGNNDDETTGSGAGAALTIAKPDGAIATESNNPWIGDSSALKLGYVNAIYEPVGIVNVVNPSDEVRPWLASEITWSEDYTSVQLTAREGVKWNDGEDLTADDIAYSYQILVDNPALDTAALGIKSVATEGDVVTVTFNTPMYVKQDKVLHRFVVPKHVWEKVADPTTETNPEPVGTGPYTLTSFSTESVQLDARDDYWGGELAVPTLYYVSYNDNSALTTALANGDADWAQAALPNVQSAFVDKDPEHNVYWAPAGLGIDAMFVNTTKKPFDDVAFRQAVNMVIDREQHQQIAREGGVPLLTSVTGLPTPAGDPFISDEFAGEEYEVDVEGAKKVLTDAGYTYQGDALIDPDGEPVTFQLSVPQGWNDYVTGISLISESVKAIGVEASVDTPDSDSWWAAKGTGDFDAILHWTETGATPYDIYSDTMDARWLKPIGEAADYNFGRFDSPEATAALNAYLAATSDEERATAIAAAQKIFVDEVPVMPIGTRPFISQFNTRNYVGWPSDDDPYINADPTQPTSVLILTQLKPAE; encoded by the coding sequence ATGAGGTTGAAGGCCTCCGCGATCGCCCTCGGCATCGCGACAGCACTCGTGCTGACCGGCTGCTCGTCGACGGGCGGCAACAACGACGACGAGACGACCGGCTCCGGCGCGGGCGCCGCCCTCACCATCGCGAAGCCGGACGGCGCGATCGCGACCGAGTCGAACAACCCGTGGATCGGCGACTCGTCCGCGCTCAAGCTCGGCTACGTCAACGCGATCTACGAGCCCGTCGGCATCGTCAACGTCGTCAACCCGTCGGACGAGGTCCGCCCCTGGCTCGCGTCCGAGATCACGTGGTCGGAGGACTACACCTCGGTCCAGCTCACGGCCCGCGAGGGCGTGAAGTGGAACGACGGCGAGGACCTCACCGCCGACGACATCGCGTACTCGTACCAGATCCTCGTCGACAACCCCGCGCTCGACACCGCCGCGCTCGGCATCAAGAGCGTCGCGACCGAGGGCGACGTCGTCACCGTCACCTTCAACACCCCCATGTACGTGAAGCAGGACAAGGTCCTGCACCGCTTCGTCGTCCCGAAGCACGTCTGGGAGAAGGTCGCCGACCCGACCACGGAGACGAACCCCGAGCCCGTCGGCACCGGCCCGTACACGCTGACCAGCTTCAGCACGGAGAGCGTGCAGCTCGACGCGCGCGACGACTACTGGGGCGGCGAGCTCGCGGTCCCGACGCTGTACTACGTGTCGTACAACGACAACAGCGCCCTGACGACGGCGCTCGCCAACGGCGACGCGGACTGGGCGCAGGCGGCCCTCCCGAACGTGCAGTCGGCGTTCGTGGACAAGGACCCGGAGCACAACGTGTACTGGGCCCCCGCCGGCCTGGGCATCGACGCGATGTTCGTCAACACGACCAAGAAGCCGTTCGACGACGTCGCGTTCCGCCAGGCCGTCAACATGGTCATCGACCGCGAGCAGCACCAGCAGATCGCCCGCGAGGGCGGCGTCCCGCTGCTCACCTCGGTCACCGGCCTGCCCACCCCCGCCGGTGACCCGTTCATCTCGGACGAGTTCGCGGGCGAGGAGTACGAGGTCGACGTCGAGGGCGCCAAGAAGGTGCTCACCGACGCGGGCTACACCTACCAGGGCGACGCCCTGATCGACCCCGACGGCGAGCCCGTCACCTTCCAGCTCAGCGTCCCCCAGGGCTGGAACGACTACGTCACCGGCATCAGCCTGATCTCCGAGTCCGTGAAGGCCATCGGCGTCGAGGCGTCGGTCGACACGCCCGACTCCGACTCGTGGTGGGCCGCCAAGGGCACCGGCGACTTCGACGCGATCCTGCACTGGACCGAGACCGGCGCGACGCCGTACGACATCTACAGCGACACGATGGACGCTCGTTGGCTCAAGCCGATCGGCGAGGCCGCGGACTACAACTTCGGCCGCTTCGACAGCCCGGAGGCCACCGCGGCGCTCAACGCGTACCTCGCCGCCACGTCGGACGAGGAGCGTGCGACGGCGATCGCCGCGGCGCAGAAGATCTTCGTGGACGAGGTCCCCGTCATGCCGATCGGCACGCGTCCGTTCATCTCGCAGTTCAACACCCGCAACTACGTGGGCTGGCCGAGCGACGACGACCCGTACATCAACGCGGACCCGACGCAGCCGACCTCGGTGCTCATCCTCACCCAGCTCAAGCCGGCCGAGTGA
- a CDS encoding beta-glucosidase family protein: MTSQSLAGERDPAELDTLRTRAQELTLRAKVRLLTGQSMWRLHALDELGLRPVVMSDGPVGVRGTSEVEGETSILFPSPSAIGATWDRAAAHETGQAFAREARTHGVDVVLAPQVNIQRTPVGGRHFECYSEDPYLTAQIGTGVVRGLQDQGVAACVKHYVANDSETQRTSYVSHVDPRVLREVYLAPFEDAVAAGAWSVMAAYNQVDDGVESGPMTGHRHLLTDVLKDELGFDGAVVSDWVATHTTELSANGGLDVVMPGPGGPWEDALVRAVEDGRVPESEIDDKVARILLLARRVGALDEPARPVTHDGDLRALVRRTAAAGTVVLRSDARNPVWDRPAPRSIALVGPNAVRPHVLGGGSSTVNPAHVVTPAEGLAARWPDATLTVARGGDARRFAPRLDVEGRSADGAAVAVTWLDAEGATLRKSVLPRWDGFLRDLPAEVDTVVLDVDVLLDEPGDHVLEVGTVPGHTIEIDGVVVAKDDRRSGVEVILDSSINNPAGTPATVHVDAPRRVRITASLLVTRAQGYGNLVRAELRHRVPAPSVEQEIADAVEAARAADLTVVVVGTNEEVESEGWDRSSLALPGRQDELVERVLDVDPDAVVVVNAGAPVLLPWLDRARTVLWVWFPGQEAGHSIADVLAGAVEAAGRLPWTLPAAEADVPVPHAVPHQGVVEYADGVHVGYRAWERSGAVPAAPFGHGLGWTTWSYDASSGPDHLPARTPDGDVTLTVRVTNTGSRDGREVVQVYVEPPVAPASAPVAERDRPVRWLGGFAVVDVAVGATADVTVTVPRRQLEVWDTDSGRWHLPAGTYRLRAGRSVHDLRLDTAVRVQDSTTEQE, from the coding sequence GTGACATCGCAGTCCCTCGCAGGAGAGCGCGACCCCGCGGAGCTCGACACCCTGCGCACCCGTGCGCAGGAGCTGACCCTCCGCGCGAAGGTCCGCCTCCTCACCGGCCAGTCCATGTGGCGCCTGCACGCCCTGGACGAGCTCGGGCTGCGCCCCGTCGTCATGTCCGACGGGCCCGTCGGGGTCCGCGGCACGAGCGAGGTCGAGGGCGAGACCTCGATCCTCTTCCCGTCCCCCAGCGCGATCGGCGCGACCTGGGACCGGGCCGCCGCGCACGAGACCGGTCAGGCGTTCGCCCGCGAGGCGCGCACGCACGGCGTCGACGTCGTCCTCGCGCCCCAGGTCAACATCCAGCGCACGCCCGTCGGCGGCCGGCACTTCGAGTGCTACTCCGAGGACCCGTACCTCACGGCCCAGATCGGCACCGGCGTCGTGCGCGGCCTCCAGGACCAGGGCGTCGCGGCGTGCGTCAAGCACTACGTCGCCAACGACTCCGAGACCCAGCGCACGTCGTACGTGTCGCACGTCGACCCCCGCGTGCTGCGCGAGGTCTACCTCGCCCCGTTCGAGGACGCGGTCGCGGCGGGCGCGTGGTCCGTCATGGCGGCCTACAACCAGGTGGACGACGGCGTGGAGTCCGGCCCCATGACCGGGCACCGGCACCTGCTCACCGACGTCCTCAAGGACGAGCTCGGGTTCGACGGCGCCGTGGTCTCCGACTGGGTCGCGACGCACACGACCGAGCTCTCCGCGAACGGCGGGCTCGACGTCGTCATGCCCGGCCCGGGCGGCCCGTGGGAGGACGCCCTCGTCCGCGCGGTCGAGGACGGCCGCGTCCCCGAGAGCGAGATCGACGACAAGGTCGCGCGCATCCTCCTGCTCGCACGCCGCGTCGGCGCGCTCGACGAGCCCGCCCGTCCGGTCACGCACGACGGCGACCTGCGCGCCCTGGTGCGCCGCACCGCCGCCGCCGGCACGGTCGTCCTGCGCTCGGACGCCCGGAACCCCGTCTGGGACCGACCCGCCCCGCGCTCGATCGCGCTCGTCGGCCCCAACGCCGTGCGCCCGCACGTGCTCGGCGGCGGCAGCTCGACCGTCAACCCCGCGCACGTCGTCACCCCCGCCGAGGGCCTGGCCGCCCGCTGGCCCGACGCCACGCTCACCGTGGCCCGCGGCGGCGACGCGCGCCGGTTCGCCCCCCGCCTCGACGTGGAAGGACGCAGCGCGGACGGCGCCGCCGTCGCGGTGACCTGGCTCGACGCCGAGGGCGCGACGCTCCGCAAGTCCGTCCTGCCCCGCTGGGACGGGTTCCTGCGCGACCTGCCCGCCGAGGTCGACACCGTCGTGCTCGACGTCGACGTCCTCCTCGACGAGCCCGGCGACCACGTGCTCGAGGTCGGCACGGTCCCGGGCCACACGATCGAGATCGACGGCGTCGTCGTCGCGAAGGACGACCGCCGCTCCGGCGTCGAGGTCATCCTCGACTCGTCGATCAACAACCCGGCGGGCACCCCCGCGACCGTGCACGTCGACGCGCCGCGTCGCGTGCGGATCACCGCGTCGCTCCTCGTCACCCGCGCCCAGGGCTACGGGAACCTCGTCCGCGCGGAGCTGCGCCACCGCGTCCCCGCGCCGAGCGTCGAGCAGGAGATCGCCGACGCCGTCGAGGCCGCCCGCGCGGCCGACCTGACCGTCGTCGTCGTCGGGACGAACGAGGAGGTCGAGTCCGAGGGCTGGGACCGCAGCTCGCTCGCGCTGCCCGGCCGCCAGGACGAGCTCGTCGAGCGGGTCCTCGACGTCGACCCGGACGCGGTCGTCGTCGTGAACGCGGGCGCGCCCGTGCTGCTCCCCTGGCTCGACCGCGCGCGCACGGTGCTGTGGGTCTGGTTCCCCGGCCAGGAGGCCGGGCACTCGATCGCGGACGTGCTCGCGGGCGCCGTCGAGGCGGCCGGCCGCCTGCCCTGGACCCTCCCGGCCGCCGAGGCCGACGTCCCCGTCCCGCACGCGGTGCCCCACCAGGGGGTCGTCGAGTACGCCGACGGCGTCCACGTCGGCTACCGCGCGTGGGAGCGCTCGGGCGCGGTCCCTGCCGCGCCCTTCGGGCACGGGCTGGGCTGGACGACGTGGTCGTACGACGCGTCCTCCGGTCCGGACCACCTGCCCGCCCGCACGCCCGACGGCGACGTGACCCTCACGGTCCGCGTCACCAACACCGGGTCCCGCGACGGCCGCGAGGTCGTCCAGGTCTACGTCGAACCCCCGGTCGCGCCCGCGTCGGCCCCGGTCGCCGAGCGCGACCGCCCGGTCCGCTGGCTCGGCGGGTTCGCCGTCGTCGACGTCGCCGTGGGGGCCACCGCCGACGTCACCGTGACCGTCCCCCGCCGTCAGCTCGAGGTGTGGGACACCGACAGCGGACGCTGGCACCTCCCGGCCGGTACCTACCGGCTCCGGGCGGGGCGTTCCGTCCACGACCTCCGCCTGGACACCGCGGTCCGGGTGCAGGACAGCACCACCGAACAGGAGTAG